Part of the Synergistota bacterium genome, AGGTCCTTCTTTATTTTCTTTAAATCCTCCTCAAAAAGAGCATCTTTTATGGATATCATTCTCCCAACTCCCCTAAAAACACTACCCTATCTTTCCCTCTAAGAGCCATGACCCTAAAGAGCAAAGCTCTTCCGGGCAGATAGACCTTAATTTCATCTCCCACCTTCACCCTCGCTGAAGGCTTGGTTTCCCGCCCATTAAGTAGAATCAAGCCTTTTTCTATCAACTCTTGAGCCATGGTTCTTCTTTTAATTATACCACTTTCTTTCAGAAATTTATCCAATCTCATGACATAATATAGAATATTAGAAAGCCGGGAGGGTATACCCTCCCGGCTCCATCTTTCATAAAATTGGTGGAGCGGAGGGGATTCGAACCCCCAACCTTCTGGTTGCAAACCAGACGCTCTCCCATTGAGCTACCGCCCCATTAAAAAATGGTGGGCCTAGGAGGATTCGAACCTCCGACCTCACGCTTATCAGGCGTGCGCTCTTACCGAACTGAGCTATAGGCCCACCTCGGATTACCTTGAGAGGGAATAGCGTGCTTCCTTCACCCTTCTATTGGAAGAGCGATCTCCTTAGAAAGGAGGTGATCCAGCCGCAGCTTCCGCTACGGCTACCTTGTTACGAC contains:
- a CDS encoding RNA-binding S4 domain-containing protein; protein product: MDKFLKESGIIKRRTMAQELIEKGLILLNGRETKPSARVKVGDEIKVYLPGRALLFRVMALRGKDRVVFLGELGE